A part of Haloarchaeobius sp. HME9146 genomic DNA contains:
- a CDS encoding DUF998 domain-containing protein yields MPDTRRTLDYLGLAAPTLALGTLFLATIVDPKFDWASRSLSSMGEATPHSLFALGTPDQLAFLLFNSGLLLGAVLGLPFSVRLWQRSRNAAEKVGVGFLVVALVAMGGVGIAYLDGPFAGLHFLAAVSFFLFGTFALLAYGTGSVLAGESRRGLAILWAGVGHLLVWVFWVVLETMAFTTDGDTWTYFAVPEAVGAFVFGAFVFVTARRNLHEETTATAAETDTEQTA; encoded by the coding sequence ATGCCGGACACTCGTCGCACACTCGACTACCTCGGTCTCGCTGCCCCCACGCTGGCACTCGGGACGCTCTTTCTCGCAACCATTGTCGACCCGAAGTTCGACTGGGCCTCCCGGTCGCTGTCCAGCATGGGCGAGGCGACCCCGCACTCCCTGTTCGCCCTCGGCACCCCCGACCAGCTCGCGTTCCTCCTGTTCAACAGCGGGCTGTTGCTGGGCGCGGTGCTCGGGCTCCCGTTCAGTGTTCGCCTCTGGCAACGGTCGAGGAACGCGGCCGAGAAGGTCGGCGTCGGCTTCCTCGTGGTCGCACTGGTCGCCATGGGTGGTGTCGGTATCGCCTATCTGGATGGGCCCTTCGCCGGCCTGCACTTCCTCGCCGCGGTCTCGTTCTTCCTGTTCGGGACGTTCGCTCTGCTTGCCTACGGCACCGGCTCCGTCCTCGCCGGAGAGAGTCGCCGCGGTCTGGCCATCCTCTGGGCCGGTGTCGGGCACCTGCTGGTCTGGGTGTTCTGGGTCGTCCTCGAGACGATGGCGTTCACGACCGACGGCGACACCTGGACCTACTTCGCGGTCCCCGAAGCGGTCGGTGCGTTCGTCTTCGGCGCGTTCGTGTTCGTCACGGCGCGGCGAAATCTGCACGAAGAGACGACGGCCACCGCAGCCGAAACGGACACCGAACAGACCGCCTGA
- a CDS encoding VOC family protein, protein MSGIVFFRSTDYEAIAEFYRDEVGATVWLEQSACTICKYDNLLFGFCDADETETEGVLTFVTEDRAGVDEFYERFADRARDEPSVNEAFDIYNFFAEDPEGRTMEFQTFLHETDPV, encoded by the coding sequence ATGTCGGGAATCGTCTTCTTCCGGAGCACAGACTACGAAGCTATCGCGGAGTTCTACCGCGACGAGGTGGGGGCGACGGTGTGGCTGGAGCAGTCGGCCTGCACCATCTGCAAGTACGACAACCTGCTGTTCGGGTTCTGCGACGCCGACGAGACCGAGACCGAGGGCGTGCTCACGTTCGTCACCGAGGACCGCGCCGGGGTCGACGAGTTCTACGAGCGCTTCGCCGACCGAGCGCGCGACGAACCGTCGGTCAACGAGGCGTTCGACATCTACAACTTCTTCGCCGAGGACCCCGAGGGCCGGACGATGGAGTTCCAGACGTTCCTGCACGAGACCGACCCGGTCTGA
- a CDS encoding ATP-binding protein: MPDIDLGLRKTGRVPQGTIHVLHVEPDTGLSTSLRERFDTEYPDFTVETATSIEEATAQLDAHEHFDCVVSESELPDGDWQDLLHEVQSWSPTVPFVLFSKNAREELILDAISAGVTEYVHKHDGLVQYDILANRIRNVVAQYRAMVELERVTGRTETQFQLLVDSVEDYAIFLLDKHGFIQTWNRGATHIKGYSAAEVIGEHFSLLYTSADIEAGVPARNLEKARANGRLDTEGWRVRKDGSEFWADVVLTALEEDGELVGFAKVTRDMTDQIKKEELVRQNEFLQEFAGTLAHDLLNPLMVAQANLHLCMATGDTESLETVDTALDRTRQLIDDLLELARKGEHIRKPEPVDLREVATAAWETTDAPDATLEVDGDLVLAADEARLRQLFENMFRNAVKHCQPDVTVRIGPMDAGFYVEDDGDGISDETKEHVFETSFTTSEDGSGFGLAIVKQIATAHGWKVTLTDSEAGGSRFEFAGIHTL; the protein is encoded by the coding sequence ATGCCTGACATCGACCTCGGGCTGCGGAAAACCGGTCGCGTACCCCAGGGGACGATACACGTCCTCCACGTCGAGCCGGATACGGGGCTCTCGACCTCGCTCCGCGAGCGATTCGATACCGAGTACCCCGATTTCACGGTCGAGACGGCCACCTCCATCGAGGAAGCCACGGCCCAGCTGGATGCGCACGAGCACTTCGATTGCGTCGTCAGCGAAAGCGAACTGCCCGACGGGGACTGGCAGGACCTGCTACACGAGGTCCAGTCCTGGTCGCCGACCGTCCCGTTCGTGCTGTTCAGCAAGAACGCGCGCGAAGAGCTCATCCTGGACGCTATCTCTGCAGGTGTGACGGAGTACGTCCACAAACACGATGGTCTCGTCCAGTACGATATCCTCGCGAACCGGATCCGCAACGTGGTCGCCCAGTACCGGGCTATGGTCGAACTGGAGCGAGTGACCGGCCGGACCGAGACGCAGTTCCAGTTGCTCGTCGACAGTGTCGAGGACTACGCCATCTTCCTCCTCGACAAACATGGATTCATCCAGACGTGGAACCGGGGTGCGACACATATCAAGGGCTACTCGGCGGCCGAGGTCATCGGGGAGCACTTCTCACTGCTCTACACGAGCGCCGATATCGAAGCCGGCGTTCCCGCCAGGAACCTCGAGAAAGCACGAGCGAACGGACGACTCGACACCGAGGGGTGGCGCGTCCGGAAGGACGGGAGCGAGTTCTGGGCGGACGTCGTTCTGACGGCGCTGGAGGAGGACGGCGAACTGGTCGGCTTCGCGAAGGTCACTCGGGACATGACCGACCAGATCAAGAAGGAGGAACTGGTCCGCCAGAACGAGTTCCTCCAGGAGTTCGCCGGAACCCTCGCACACGACCTGTTGAACCCGCTGATGGTCGCCCAGGCGAACCTCCACCTCTGCATGGCGACCGGCGACACGGAGAGCCTCGAGACCGTCGACACCGCGCTCGACCGGACCCGCCAGCTCATCGACGACCTGCTCGAACTCGCTCGCAAGGGTGAACACATCCGGAAGCCGGAACCGGTCGACCTCCGCGAGGTCGCCACCGCCGCCTGGGAGACCACGGACGCCCCCGACGCGACGCTGGAGGTCGACGGCGACCTCGTGTTGGCTGCAGACGAGGCACGCCTCCGCCAGCTGTTCGAGAACATGTTCCGTAACGCGGTCAAGCACTGCCAACCGGACGTGACGGTTCGGATCGGCCCCATGGACGCCGGGTTCTACGTCGAAGACGACGGCGATGGCATCTCCGACGAGACGAAAGAGCACGTCTTCGAGACGAGTTTCACGACGAGCGAGGACGGCTCCGGGTTCGGGCTGGCCATCGTCAAACAGATAGCGACCGCCCACGGCTGGAAGGTGACCCTCACCGACAGCGAGGCGGGCGGTTCCCGGTTCGAGTTCGCCGGCATCCACACGCTCTGA